One stretch of Chiroxiphia lanceolata isolate bChiLan1 chromosome 1, bChiLan1.pri, whole genome shotgun sequence DNA includes these proteins:
- the LOC116794077 gene encoding feather keratin B-4-like: protein MACYDLCRPCGPTPLANSCNEPCVRQCQDSTVLIQPSPVRVTFPGPIMTSFPQSSFVGSTAGAALGTELNVQGQPISGGFGAAGYGLGYGRGFGYGLGGLGCYANRGCYGTC, encoded by the coding sequence ATGGCCTGCTACGACCTCTGCCGCCCCTGCGGAcccaccccgctggccaacagctgcaacgagccctgtgtcaggcagtgccaggactccaccgtcctcatccagccctcccccgtccgcgtcaccttcccagggcccatcatgacctccttcccccagagtTCCTTCGTCGGATCCaccgcaggggctgccctgggcacggagctcaacgtccagggacagcccatctCCGGCGGCTTTGGGGCCGCAGGCTACGGCCTGGGCTATGGCCGTGGCTTTGGCTACGGCCTGGGAGGACTGGGCTGCTACGCCAACAGGGGCTGCTACGGCACCTGCTGA